A region from the Anoplolepis gracilipes chromosome 2, ASM4749672v1, whole genome shotgun sequence genome encodes:
- the LOC140676592 gene encoding uncharacterized protein: protein MIAEFKVELILMLQPPDLQDPTCCMIAPVSGEFKPTPYLNITAKEIVEFEYYTAQKLLLIDNSEKPSREQLVTTLCLTEWKSGRNQPPPPPLARNHVVKKGTTPITKTTILGSIVARNTHNFKLHS, encoded by the exons ATGATTGCGGAGTTTAAAGTAGAACTCATTCTCATGTTACAACCACCTGATCTTCAGGATCCT ACTTGCTGTATGATCGCTCCTGTGAGCGGCGAATTTAAACCGACGCCATACCTGAACATTACAGCAAAGGAAATCGTGGAATTTGAGTATTATACAGCACAGAAACTGCTACTTATTGATAATTCGGAG AAACCCTCGAGAGAGCAACTTGTGACTACATTATGTTTAACGGAGTGGAAATCAGGGAGGAATcaaccaccaccaccaccg CTAGCAAGAAATCACGTAGTGAAAAAAGGCACCACACCTATTACCAAAACTACCATACTAGGAAGTATAGTAGCACGGAACACACATAATTTCAAGTTGCATAGCTAG
- the LOC140662952 gene encoding uncharacterized protein produces MFTTFTMNSRLRGIITITIVLTIKIYQTHGIIGYDCGASSPNLTTLSLLNIDECDISLKNVSRSQVYVQLLQINEFKSVKVIQCKVEIDRIIKYCGMFSHTSNVQYGKYAYIEEISHETCKKMHNYGTYKVRNIYITDLKSNQTVTRPITLAGTVTNNGDCDGTTYSDPYGTWDNVIVLANIKITLQDYTANVQINTNRVQLRSGVQCKFNSMHCVDIEGGNTYWDPLPTDTCELSKYDILYDGYADKIMDNDEEHPQKIYSVVAQNMTFALTSKENYIVCNHSLVRTEHPKLLIFEAKRGLNIFKKNSHTSNFDIFTYMNSKFVYVERHIHTQINDLYRNILLHQCNLERRILQNALAIATQAPDIFAYHLMKEPGYMALRAGEVIHIIKCIPVEVKVARTKDCYDELPVIRDNKMYFLTPQTHVLIQQGTQATCSPLAPIMYLLEDSWYKFIPTPIEMLPPTVMKPLTKPTWKYINLGSLVNSGIYSEKELEDLRDHVMFPAERSSVLDTVAGGIMGKPASLQTGSISNIWDQISIEKIVLSAWTEFCNKFFIFGNISAGLVAIYSIMQVFKLILNTVVHGYVLHDVYGWSIHLLGAIWDSLTRLLLHLRARKQHQQLSASPKNHNIKLNATYFLLPQNNHSLNNIKLNKIRPPPPPPPPPPPPPPKNHNSNNKKLNTVCPSSSSGEKSIFQLQFRDVLEELNFWLNRRNK; encoded by the exons ATGTTTACAACATTTACA ATGAACTCCAGACTTAGAGGGATAATCACGATAACAATAGtgttaacaattaaaatttatcaaacacACGGAATAATAGGATACGATTGTGGAGCTTCCTCGCCAAATTTAACTACTTTATCATTACTAAATATCGACGAATGTGACATTTCGCTCAAAAATGTCAGCCGCAGTCaagtatatgtacaattattacaaattaacgAATTCAAGTCTGTAAAAGTAATACAATGTAAGGTCGAAATTGACAGAATAATCAAGTACTGCGGAATGTTCTCTCACACTTCAAACGTACAGTACGGAAAATATGCTTACATAGAAGAAATATCTCAtgaaacttgtaaaaaaatgcataactACGGTACTTATAAAGTGAGAAACATTTACATAACTGATCTAAAATCTAATCAGACAGTAACACGGCCAATAACACTCGCGGGTACAGTGACTAACAACGGAGACTGTGATGGAACAACATACTCTGACCCGTATGGAACTTGGGACAACGTGATCGTacttgcaaatataaaaatcacattACAGGACTACACCGCCAACGTACAAATAAACACTAACCGTGTACAACTCAGATCCGGCGTACAATGCAAATTTAACTCCATGCACTGCGTAGATATAGAAGGAGGTAATACTTACTGGGATCCCTTACCCACCGATACCTGCGAATTATCTAAATATGATATTCTATATGACGGATATGCAGACAAAATAATGGATAACGACGAAGAACATCCTCAAAAAATTTACTCCGTAGTTGCACAGAACATGACTTTTGCATTAACTAGCAAAGAAAACTACATTGTTTGTAACCATTCACTTGTACGAACCGAACATCCTAAATTACTAATCTTTGAAGCAAAACGCGgtcttaatatctttaaaaaaaattctcacacctcaaattttgatatctttACATATATGAATTCCAAATTCGTGTATGTAGAAAGACACATTCACACTCAAATAAACGATctctatagaaatatattattacatcaaTGCAATTTAGAACGacgaatattacaaaatgcGCTAGCAATAGCTACTCAAGCTCCAGACATTTTTGCTTATCATCTAATGAAAGAGCCTGGATACATGGCTCTCCGAGCAGGAGAAGTAATCcacataataaaatgtataccaGTTGAAGTAAAAGTAGCACGAACAAAAGACTGTTATGATGAATTACCCGTAATCCGAGacaacaaaatgtattttttaacacCTCAAACTCATGTACTAATACAACAAGGAACACAAGCCACGTGCAGTCCACTCGCACCTATCATGTATCTCTTAGAAGATTCatggtataaatttatacctACTCCAATAGAGATGCTGCCTCCAACTGTCATGAAACCATTAACTAAACCTACctggaaatatataaatctaggCTCACTTGTTAACAGTGGCATATATTCCGAAAAGGAGTTGGAAGACCTCAGAGATCATGTAATGTTCCCAGCTGAACGATCTTCAGTGCTTGATACTGTAGCAGGGGGAATAATGGGAAAACCTGCTTCTTTACAAACAGGTTCTATCTCTAACATCTGGGACCAAATatcaatagaaaaaatagTTCTTTCCGCATGGACAGAattctgtaataaatttttcatctttgGTAATATAAGCGCCGGACTAGTCGCAATTTATTCAATCATGCAAgtcttcaaattaatattaaatacagtCGTACACGGATATGTTTTACATGACGTGTATGGATGGTCAATACATTTACTTGGAGCTATCTGGGATTCGCTCACTCGTCTCTTATTACACCTGAGAGCACGGAAACAGCACCAACAACTAAGCGCGTCACCGAAAAaccataatataaaattaaacgcaacatattttcttcttcctcaGAATAACCATAGTTTAaacaacataaaattaaacaaaatacgtcctcctcctcctcctcctcctcctcctcctcctcctcccccgaaaaatcataattcaaacaacaaaaaattaaacacaGTTTGTCCTTCTTCATCCTCAGGAGAAAAATCCATTTTTCAACTTCAGTTTAGAGACGTTCTAGAAGAACTAAATTTCTGGTTAAACAGGCGAAACAAGTAA